The DNA sequence ATCTTCGTTAAGCAATTTTGGTAActcataaatatatttaaatttgttaGGCTTATGAGGATAAGGGAAAGCCACAAGAATATGCTGATGCTTGCAAGAACACAGTTGGGACTCAAATGAATCAAGTGCAGAATATCTTTTAAGTTGATCTTTACATCTTTCGATGTTTTAGTTTTGGACTTTTGGGGCTTTATGCATTAGATATGCAATTTTCTTTTGCATCAGCagttttatcttttttcaaataatttgtaGGAAAGGTTGTTTTGCCAACTCTTCAGTTATGAAGAGCACTAGTATGCGAACCCGCGCATGGCAACCATTGAAAAACTAATTACTGGATTGTATTTGAATATTCTGAAATTTCGATGTTTTATATTCTCTTAGATTTTATTATATCAACAAAATGTATATTTTgatgtgaattttattttttatacattataATCAGCTACTATGACACTTAATTATGTTATAATTATGTGGTATATCTGAGATGAGTGTCCTAACAGTCTTTTTGTATTATCTAATGTCGAATTTTTCCGTAGAAAAGAGCTAATAGCCTAGTAGAGACTTAAAATATATTAATCCAAAATTCTATATATCTCATAGTTAAtcgaatataaaaaaatttaatattgcaCAATATActctcatattttagtatttacCAAATATTTTatgctaacaaaaataaaataatattataaaaataagactTTACAAGTGTATATATATTTAACACACCGTGACATACAAATACAGTAAAATTGTTGTTAATATTGCAATCAACTAACTATATTAGTGCCTTAAAGTGATccttttttattagattttttcaaaatattttttcatagatATAAGCCCAAATAATTTTCAAGCTCAAAATCATAATCATTCAATATATATACATTTAAGGAGGAGAACTCATCCGAAAAGGTATAAGTGTCCGATGACACTTACGACGCAGGGTCAACAGAATCTCGGatctcaacttggagcaagtggagccAACACACTGCTTCTACCCAAAAAAATTTGAAACTCAAATAATTTCACAAATCTCAAATCATTCTCAACTGGGAGTAAGTAGGACAAACCACTGCATCTAACCCAAGAGACTCAAACCAaatccggagcaagtggatcaaggccactgcatctacccaggcaggtgtaTCAAATTCAGAATCAAGCTCAAATAGCAATCTcataatcattatcattctcatcgTCAATCCCATAATCACCATCATTATCCACTACAAAAAAAAGGTCTATGATCacggtgaaaaaccgtgaccatagctagtgaaaagggtaaccataggtctatggtcacgattttttcaCCATGGCTTATTCTGCCGTAGTTATAGACCTATCGTCGcggtttttttatctatggtcacggttttagtgTTCAAATTCTGACACTTTAGGTCACTTTTTTTATCGTGACCATAGATTAATCTATGGTCACgtgtaaaaaccgtgaccatagcctctatggttaCCCCACCTTAAAACCGTCACCATAgacttatctatggtcacggtttttaccgtgaccatagcctctaagGTCACCCCACCTAAAActatgaccatagccttatctatggtcaccacaccttaaaaccatgaccatagcctctatggtcacccctccttaaaactgtGATCATAGCCTTATccatggtcacgattttttgccgtgaccatagcttctatggtcaccccaccttaaaactgtgaccatagccttatctatggtcacggttttcacccTTGCCATAGGTTATCTTGAAGTTCGTAACGTTGACTTAATGGATGACAGTCTTGAAAGTCATGACAGTTCTGCTATCAGAGATCCGATGATGGAGCAGTATGAAGTCAACCACGATGATGGAGACAATGCTGATGAAGAACCACCCGAAATCACTGATGATGGTGACGAGGAAGAGGAGATGAACTACTACGGTGACACATAGATTGCTCTGATACAGCCTGCCATTTCTCAACCATATGACCGGCCGGATCATTTTACTAAGTTGAATCTCGATCCAATGACTTCGGATTGATCGTTTACCCAAGGAGGTCCTGAAGAAGACCCAAGCAACGAGTTTGAGGTTGGACAacaatttgagaacaaggaagaAGTCATGTTGGTAGTTAAGAAGTACAACATCAGAAGTGCTGTGGAGTACAAAATAGTAGAGAGTGACCATTGGAGGTACAATGCAAGATGTATCCAGTTCGGACCCGGTTGTAATTGGAGCATACTTATATCATATCGCCAAAAGCAAGAAAGGTGGGAGGTTAGGAGATACATTGGTCCTCATACTTGCAAAACTTCGATGGGGGCAAGATCATCGTGTTTCGAGCTCTGATGGGTTGAAAGGTATCTGAATTTGCGTGTCGATGTCAAAATGAACGCTCGCCTCTGGCCGCGAGCCCTAGTGACTGGTCCTGGCCTCCGAATGATGTGACCCAGGCGGCCTCAAAGACAGGTAGTCACCTGGCACGGGTCCTGACAATGATCCCACCGTCTGGCCTGCATCGTCGGCACGGTGAGCTGGCGGGCTGACAGGGTCTCTCTGGCGAGGAACCTCCTCGGGATCCTGCCTCCCACGGCCTTTGCCGCGTCTGCCTCTCCCCTTGCCTCGCCTCCGTCCCCTACCTCTCCCTCCTCCGCAGCTGGCCTGAGCTCCAGCAGGTGACCGTCCACTGGCTGATGTAGGTCTGGAGCAACTGGATGATGTATGGGCAAGTCTTCTGGCACCACCCCAGCAGGCACTAAGTGCTGGTCACCCAGACCGAATAACTCTGTGTGCGCCCACTGCAGGTACCACGTCATATACGGGAGGGACGGACATAGGTCTATATGATGATATATCGGCAGACGATGATCGGCCCGAGCATCCCACATCTCATGCCAGGCACCAAGCAGATGCGGGAACCACTCTCCACAACCGAGTCTCCCATCCAGCCTGTGCATGTCGTCAATGTTCAGTGGCCTAGTGGGAAGGTGTTGCAGGCCATTGAACTGACGTACTACCCGGTCCACCTGATGCCACTCGACGATAGCGGAGCACAGTAGTGGACAAATAACTGCCGCCAAGGGATCCGCCTCTGCTATCGCCGGTGGAACAAGCCCAACCAGCTGCGGATCAGCATATGGAGTCCCCTCAACCTGTTCACAGAACATAGAAGCACGACGAAATTCAGATTATCATATGCAATAGGTATAACAGTTAACTAAACTTTGATTTCTTAAAGTTAAACATTAATAACTTACATTCAGCATCCCAATCCCGTTCATCGTATGCCTGTACTGCCTCAGCCTGCTCTCGTCTGTGGCATTGTCCGACCAGTACTGAACCCACCTACACAACCAACAACCATAATATTTTAGcctttattattaataaacaagTTAATAATAAGTTGAATAACTTTCGTAAATGTTTATAATACCTCTCGACCAGGGGAAAGCGACGAGCATCATACCCATCGGGCCATACTAACAGAATATGGTGGTAGGCCCAAGAAAGCATCAAACTGACGCATCCTCCCATGTTGCGCTGACCATGATCCGTGGCCCGGAACATATGGCGGTACAGCCATGCCAGCACAGCCGAACCCCACGACAACCGGCCACATGCATCAAGATCCTCCAGTAGGGGAAGCCACCTGATATACACCCGAGAGTCAGATGCATCGGGAAAGAGGATACCGCCTATCAACTGCATGATGTATCCTCTCGTATACCTCATCAGCCACTCCTCTATGGCATCCTGCTCTAGCTCTCTACAAATCGTGTTGTGGAACCAAGTGAGCTTGACAGTCCACTTCGTCTGTGACTGTCTGTCTTCTGGGCCAGGAACAACACCCAGTATCTCCTCACATAACTCCTCAATGGTCCATCCCTGGTGGTGCTGCTCCCACCCACCTATTAATCCACTCACAGGATCACCATCAATCCTGAGTCCCAACTGATATGCCAcgtcctgcagggtgatagtCATCTCCCCGCACGGTAAATGAAATGCATGGGACTCAGGCCTCCACCTCTCTATCAACGCCGAGGCAAGCGACCAATCATGCTCGAACTCGACCATGTAAGCGACGTACTCAAACCCGGCTCGTCTCAGATATGGCCTAATCTACTCCGGCGGCCGTATCATCAAGTTCCGTCTGGTGTGCAAGATCCGAGGTGCCTACCaaacagaaaaaaatatttaataaaaaacattACCGTGAATAAATACAATAGCAAGTTTACTTTTtcttcaatacaataaaataaaaaaaaaggttaaaaaattaTACCACTCGATCAAGCCTCCCAGCGAAGTGCTCAGCCTGATCCAATCTATACATCTCATGCTCATAACTCAATAACTGCTGCTCCATCGAAACACAATCtagtaaaataaaatcacatactagattattaaaaaataaactaaatgaaaAATGGCTTATAAACCTACAAATTTTAAGCTTACCCTATTTAACTGACGTCGTCATGTAAGTAATTAATTTATAACTAACTCGACCCAAATTTTATTGCTCATGTAATTACCTTCTAATTCACAACGCAATGTTATACATCTaactaaattatctaataatatgCTTTTCTATATTCTTTAATATGTTGATAGACAGCCATTATACTAAAAAATGGTGACATCAAATAATATAcctaatgtaacaccctcactatctgAATGTCACGCTTCCAGCTACGCCACTCTAATAGCTTGGGCATTACGACAACTCTTcatatatttaatactaaaataggagcctgtttaaaacttaaaaccgcaTAACCTTTCAAAAACACTTTTTCGATGAAAACATAAATATACATGTGAATACAACCAGATAAAATaccttaaaaatatatatatatatatatatatatatatatatatatatatatatatatatatatatataacactagCTTACAAACATACGTATCAtaatttcctatccctcttataaacttaataaaaataaaggcGAGGGAAGAATAATagctaagataatacaaaaatacCGAATAAGCAGAAAATAACGTAACTCTTCTAAAACTTcgtcgtccatatcctgaaaaggaataacctgtaggggagtgagaacgtcgtcctcgctTGTTCTCACTATAGGATTACAGAAATTTCTATAACATGATacgtaaaataaaattattcttagAGTACCGTGATCATTGCTCATCTTATGAGTCTTTCCAAAAACCTTGGGTACACATTCGAAATCCAGAAAATCCCTTTTTGAAGATTTGGtaaatttctcaaatattttaaaacaaaacctttttcctttcatgcaaaatctgaaaagttttttctagacagtatgaatgaccaacatgtcccaaacataggttcaattaagtctatgctgtaagagtttgatttttcatactttcctAGACCATAACCATGAAagcagttacctacgcggtataaatgatcatcccgttccaagcataggttcattaagtctatgctgaaccagttagatactttatacagaactagaACTCAATATACTAATCACGGCCTCAAGCCCATCCAATCTAACACGGCCcccggcccaaacaactcaatcatcaaccaattcatcacaaaccaaccaatcagacacaatcacaaataatgtagttcaaacacaatcaatagcAATTACAACAAGTATAGCAGTTAGCAATTGacataagtattcacataggcaaaccaattacaatatgcacacctaaAAAAGGtcacataaatgtaaatgatgaATTTCTGTCCTTGATGAggtattttatatgctttttgggggtattttatacactttttgggggtattttcatatagtttttagtaggatttagctactttttagtatagttttattagtttttatgtaaaaatcacatttctagacttttctatgagtttgtgtgtttttttgtgatttcaggtattttctggctgaaattgagggacctgagcaaaaatctgattcagaggctgaaaaaggactgcagatgctgttggattctgacctccctgcactcgaaatggattttctggagctacaaaaacccaattggcgtgctctcaattgcgttagaaattagacatccaggtctttccatcaatatataatagtccatactatgcccgagttttgatgatgcaaactggcatttaaacgccaacttcctgtcctattctgaagttaaacgccagaaacaggttagaaaccagagttaaacgccacaaacaagctgcaacctggcgtttaactccaagggaagtctctacacgtgtaaatgtcaatgctcagcccaagcacacaccaagtgggctccgaaagtggatttctgcactatctatcttagtttactcattttctataaacctaggtcactagtttagtataaaaactacttttagagacttactatgtacctcatgacattttacatcagaacttgtatcttctacgacatgagtcctccatggttgggggtgaggagctctgctgtgtctcgatgcattaatgcaattactactgttttccattcaatcacgcttatttctattctaagatattcactcgcacttcaacatgatgaatgtgatgatccgtgacactcatcaccattttcaacctatgaatgcgtgcctgacaaccacttcagttctaccttagattgagtgtgtatctctttggttcCTGGCTCATACGTTtaattgcatctcctgacaacagagcatttaaatctatgagatcagagtctttgtggtataagctagaatcaattggcagcattcttgagatccgaaaagtctaaaccttgtctgtggtattccgagtaggatccgggaagggatgactgtgacgagcttcaaactcatgaatgctgggcgcagtgacagtgtacaaaaggattaatggatcctattccatcattagtgagaaccgacagatgattagccatgtacaaccttttcactgagaggacggctggtagccattgacaacagtgaaccaccaacatacaacttgccatggaaggagacctgcgtgcgtgaagaagatgacagtaggaaagcagagattcaaaagacagagTATCTCCAGAACCTCAagctgttctccattactgcataacaagtattatttattttgttaattactcttcataaacccaaccatttttattattaatttcctgactaagaattacaaaataaccatagcttgcttcaagtcgacaatctccgtgggatcaacgcttactcacgtaaggtattacttggacgacccagtgcacttgctggttagtggtacgagttgtgaaaagtgtgatttacaattcgtgcaccaagtttttggcgtcgttgcccgggattgtttgagtttggacaactaacggtttattttgttgcttagattaggaaaaattttttctttttggtttagagtcttctattattgtttttggttaaaaatttttaaaatcctttttttatttttcttaattattgtcgaaaattttcaaaaccaataacttcataatttagtcttctgtttgagtttagtttcatattttaagtttggtgtcaattgcataagtttattttctttcatttttttcgaattattagtgcttagagtacaaaaatttttaagtttggtgtcctttatgttttagttttcttaaaaatttttcaaaagttgattttgttgttcatcctaatattcaaagttttcctgttgttttccttgttttgatctaaaaattctaagtttggtgtcattttattgtttttctctttcctcattaaattaaaaaatatcttccatatttatttaattgagatttcgaaaatttcatttaaaaattcagatttttattttaaatttttattctatcttatcttagttttgaattttcaaaattcaaaaatctttttcaaaaaaaaaatcatatccaagAATTTTTCAAATTCTCTTAATTAATCAATCAATTTAGTTTTCGAACTTTTATTTTAATGTCCAATTagtgtactttatttttttattatttttttcggttgtttttaattaaataaattaaaaataaaaatatattttatttgtaattcacatcaattccctttttctccatcatggaccaaagtagaaatgaacagtccagaaggactctggggtcatatgctaaccccattactgctgcatatgggagtagcatctgtatacctcccatcagagcaagcagttttgagctaaatcctcagctcattgtcatggtgcagcaaaattgccagtattccagtcttccacaggaagaacctactgagtttctggcacaattcttgcaaattgctaacacagtacgtgacaaggaagtagattaggatgtctacagattattactgtttccatttgctgtaaaagatcaagttaagaggtggttaaataaccaacctacagcaagcataagaacatggaaacagttatcagacaaattcctgaatcaatatttccctgcaaaaaggatgacacagctaaggctggacatccaaggatttaaacaagaggatgatgaatccctttataacgcctgggagaggtacagaaggatgctaaggaaatgcccctctgaaatattttcagagtgggtgtaattagacatcttctactacgggcttacagaaaaagctcagatatctctagaccactccgctggtggatctatacacatgagaaagactattgaagaggctcaggagcttattgatacagttgctagaaatcagcatttgTATATAAGTAGTGagccctccatgaaagaagaagctaaggcagtatcaactgactttagtcctcaggaacaagttgctaaactcaatcagcaactatcttctataacaaggcagttagcaaaatttaaggagatgctacaagaaaccaaaattgctaacaaggatatggaatcacaattgaatcagacaaaacagcagttatcaaaatagataacagaggagtgccaaaaagttcaattaagaagtggaaaaatattaaatatctcAACTCAAGACAGCAGAAGgccaagaaaggaacagctgacagaggatgagcaacctgctatccaaaatccctctgaggacagtaagaacccagagaggaataagtctagcgttcaaacgccagaaaagggtgaaaaactggcgttaaatacCCAATCCGtgtccagttctggcattcaaatgccataAAAGGGTAGgaatatggcgttaaacgcccaatccatgtccaatcctggcattcaaacgccaatgagggatcagacacctgcaagtgctgataataactccctcaagaaggcttctcaacctacctctgtaggaaataaacctgcaacaactaagattgaggaatataaagccaaaatgccttatcctcagaaactccaccaagcggaacaggataaacaatttgctcactttgcagactatctcaggactcttgaaataaagatcccgtttgcagaggcacttgagcaaataccatcttatgctaagttcatgaaagagatcttaagtcataagaaggattggagagaaacaaaaagtttttctcactgaagaatgcagtgcagtcattctaacaagcttactagaaaagcttaaggatcccagaagctttatgataccatgcacattagagggtacttttaccaagacagctctatgtgaccttggagcaagtattaatctaatccctgcatccactatcagaaagcttggcttgactgaagaggtcaaactaacccagatatgtcttcaacttgctgatggctccattaaatatccatcaggcataattgaggacatgattgtctaGGTTGGGCCATTTggctttcccactgactttgtagtgctggaaatagaggagcacaagagtgcaactctcattctaggaagacctttcctagcaactggacgaaccctcattgatgtccaaaaaggggaagtgaccttggagtcaatgaggatgagttcaggaATGCTGTTGAGACAAtaaagcatccagacacatcaaaagactgcatgagtgttgatattattgactccctggtagaggagatcaacttggctaagagtctcaaatcagagctagaagacatctttaaagatgttcagcctgatctggaggaataagaggaaataaaagagcctctgaaaattcctcaggaaaaggagaaacctcctaaactcgagctcaaaccactaccaccatccctgaaatatgcatttctgggagaaggtgacactttttcggtaatcataagctcttctttaaatccacaggaagagaaagcattacttcaagtgctaaggacacacaagacagctcttgggtggtccataagtgatcttaagggcatcagcccagcaacatgcatgcacaagatcttattggaggatgattctaagccagtggttcaaccacaatggcggctaaatctagccatgaaggaggtggtgcagaaagaggtcaccaagttactggaggctgggattatttatcctatttctgatagcccttgggtgagccttgtccaagttgtccccaaaaagggaggcaaagaatgaactggttcctacaagaacagttacagggtggcgtatgtgtattgattacagaaggctcaatacagccaccaggaatgatcactttcctttaccattcatagaccaaatgctagaaagactagcaggtcatgaatactactgctttttggatggctattcgggttataaccaaattgcagtagatcctcaggaccaagagaaaatagcattcacatgtccttttggagtgtttgcctacagaaggatgccttttggtctgtgcaatgcacctgcaacctttcagaggtgcatgctctctatcttctctgatatggtagagaaatttatggaagtcttcatgatgaattttcagtatttggagactcattcagctcctgccttgaccatttagcacttgttctgaaaagatgccaagagactaacctagttttaaactggaaaaaatatcactttatggtgactgagggaattgtccttgggcataaaatttcaaacaagggaatagaggtggatcaagctaaagtggaagtaattgaaaaattaccaccacctgccaatgttaaggcaatcagaagctttctggggcatgcaggattctataggaggtttataaaggatttttcaaaaattgcaaaacctctgagcaatctgctagctactgacacgccgtttgtgtttgacacagagtgtctgcaggcatttgaaactctgaaagctaagctggtcacagcactagttatttctgcaccagactggacattaccattcgaactaatatgAGATGCTAGTGACCattgccattggtgcagtattaggacagaggcataacaagcttctgcatgtcattgaTTACGCTAGCCGTGTTATAAATgatgcacaaaaaaattacacaaccacagaaaaagagttgcttgcagtggtttatgccattgacaagtttagatcatacttagtaggatcaaaaatgattgtgtacactgaccatgctgctcttaaatatctacttacaaagcaggattcaaaatccaggctcataagatgggtgttgcttctgcaagagtttgatatagaaataagagacagaaaagtgacagagaaccaagtggctgatcatctgtcccagatagaaccagtagaaggggcgtcctccccctctattgagatctctgaaacctttccggatgagcaattgtttgccattcaggaaacaccatggtttgcagacattgcaaactataaagctgtaagattcgtacccaaagagtacagcaggtagaaaataaagaaattgatttctgatgcaaagtactacttatgggatgaaccatatctctttaagagatgtgcagatggaataatccatagatgtgtgtccaaggaagaggcacagaagatcttatggcattgccatggatcataatatggaggccatttcggaggtgagcgaacagccaccaaggttctccaatgtggcttcta is a window from the Arachis hypogaea cultivar Tifrunner chromosome 17, arahy.Tifrunner.gnm2.J5K5, whole genome shotgun sequence genome containing:
- the LOC112763258 gene encoding protein MAIN-LIKE 1-like, producing MVEFEHDWSLASALIERWRPESHAFHLPCGEMTITLQDVAYQLGLRIDGDPVSGLIGGWEQHHQGWTIEELCEEILGVVPGPEDRQSQTKWTVKLTWFHNTICRELEQDAIEEWLMRYTRGYIMQLIGGILFPDASDSRVYIRWLPLLEDLDACGRLSWGSAVLAWLYRHMFRATDHGQRNMGGCVSLMLSWAYHHILLVWPDGYDARRFPLVERWVQYWSDNATDESRLRQYRHTMNGIGMLNVEGTPYADPQLVGLVPPAIAEADPLAAVICPLLCSAIVEWHQVDRVVRQFNGLQHLPTRPLNIDDMHRLDGRLGCGEWFPHLLGAWHEMWDARADHRLPIYHHIDLCPSLPYMTWYLQWAHTELFGLGDQHLVPAGVVPEDLPIHHPVAPDLHQPVDGHLLELRPAAEEGEVGDGGEARGEADAAKAVGGRIPRRFLARETLSARQLTVPTMQARRWDHCQDPCQVTTCL